One segment of Choloepus didactylus isolate mChoDid1 chromosome 15, mChoDid1.pri, whole genome shotgun sequence DNA contains the following:
- the LOC119510991 gene encoding HIG1 domain family member 1A, mitochondrial-like, whose translation MSTDTGVSLFSYDEDQGSKLIQKAREAAFVPTGNAGFVAIVTYGLYKLKSRGNTKMSIHVIHMHVVAQGFVVGAVTLGMGYSMY comes from the coding sequence ATGTCAACTGATACAggtgtttctcttttttcatatGATGAAGATCAGGGATCTAAACTTATCCAGAAAGCTAGAGAGGCAGCATTTGTCCCCACGGGGAATGCAGGTTTTGTAGCAATTGTTACATATGGATTATACAAACTGAAGAGCAGGGGAAATACTAAAATGTCCATTCACGTGATTCATATGCATGTTGTAGCACAAGGCTTTGTTGTGGGAGCAGTGACTCTTGGTATGGGCTATTCCATGTATTGA
- the HNRNPH3 gene encoding heterogeneous nuclear ribonucleoprotein H3 isoform X2, which yields MDWVMKHNGPNDASDGTVRLRGLPFGCSKEEIVQFFQGLEIVPNGITLTMDYQGRSTGEAFVQFASKEIAENALGKHKERIGHRYIEIFRSSRSEIKGFYDPPRRLLGQRPGPYDRPIGGRGGYYGAGRGSMYDRMRRGGYGGFDDYGGYNNYGYGNDGFDDRMRDGRGMGGHGYGGAGDASSGFHGGHFVHMRGLPFRATENDIANFFSPLNPIRVHIDIGADGRATGEADVEFVTHEDAVAAMSKDKNNMQHRYIELFLNSTPGGSSGMGGSGMGGYGRDGMDNQGGYGSVGRMGMGNSYSGGYGTPDGLGGYGRGGGGSGGYYGQGGMSGGGWRGMY from the exons ATGGATTGGGTTATGAAACATAATGGTCCAAATGACGCTAGTGATGGGACAGTACGACTTCGTGGACTGCCATTTGGTTGCAGCAAAGAGGAAATAGTTCAGTTCTTTCAAG GGTTGGAAATCGTGCCAAATGGGATAACATTGACGATGGACTACCAGGGGAGAAGCACAGGGGAGGCCTTCGTGCAGTTTGCTTCAAAGGAGATAGCAGAAAATGCTCTGGGGAAACACAAGGAAAGAATAGGGCACAG gtATATTGAGATCTTCAGAAGTAGCAGGAGTGAAATCAAGGGATTTTATGATCCACCAAGAAGATTGCTGGGACAGCGACCGGGACCATATGATAGACCAATAGGAGGAAGAGGGGGTTATTATGGAGCTGGGCGTGGAAGTATGTATGACAGAATGCGACGAGGAG GTTATGGAGGTTTTGATGACTATGGTGGCTATAATAATTATGGCTATGGAAATGATGGCTTTGATGACAGAATGAGAGATGGAagag GTATGGGAGGACATGGCTATGGTGGAGCTGGTGATGCTAGTTCAGGTTTTCATGGTGGTCATTTTGTACACATGAGAGGGTTGCCTTTTCGTGCAACTGAAAATGATATTGCTAAT ttcttctcaCCTCTAAACCCAATACGAGTTCATATTGATATTGGAGCTGATGGCAGAGCAACAGGAGAAGCGGATGTAGAGTTTGTGACACACGAAGATGCAGTAGCTGCCATGtctaaagataaaaataacatgC aacATCGATACATTGAACTCTTCTTGAATTCTACTCCTGGAGGCAGCTCTGGAATGGGAGGTTCTGGAATGGGAGGCTATGGCAGAGATGGAATGG ataaccAGGGAGGTTATGGATCTGTCGGAAGAATGGGAATGGGGAACAGTTACAGTGGAGGATATGGTACTCCCGACGGATTGGGTGGTTATG gccGTGGTGGTGGAGGCAGCGGAGGATACTATGGGCAAGGCGGCATGAGCGGAGGTGGATGGCGTGGGATGTACTAA
- the HNRNPH3 gene encoding heterogeneous nuclear ribonucleoprotein H3 isoform X3, which produces MDWVMKHNGPNDASDGTVRLRGLPFGCSKEEIVQFFQGLEIVPNGITLTMDYQGRSTGEAFVQFASKEIAENALGKHKERIGHRYIEIFRSSRSEIKGFYDPPRRLLGQRPGPYDRPIGGRGGYYGAGRGSYGGFDDYGGYNNYGYGNDGFDDRMRDGRGMGGHGYGGAGDASSGFHGGHFVHMRGLPFRATENDIANFFSPLNPIRVHIDIGADGRATGEADVEFVTHEDAVAAMSKDKNNMQHRYIELFLNSTPGGSSGMGGSGMGGYGRDGMDNQGGYGSVGRMGMGNSYSGGYGTPDGLGGYGRGGGGSGGYYGQGGMSGGGWRGMY; this is translated from the exons ATGGATTGGGTTATGAAACATAATGGTCCAAATGACGCTAGTGATGGGACAGTACGACTTCGTGGACTGCCATTTGGTTGCAGCAAAGAGGAAATAGTTCAGTTCTTTCAAG GGTTGGAAATCGTGCCAAATGGGATAACATTGACGATGGACTACCAGGGGAGAAGCACAGGGGAGGCCTTCGTGCAGTTTGCTTCAAAGGAGATAGCAGAAAATGCTCTGGGGAAACACAAGGAAAGAATAGGGCACAG gtATATTGAGATCTTCAGAAGTAGCAGGAGTGAAATCAAGGGATTTTATGATCCACCAAGAAGATTGCTGGGACAGCGACCGGGACCATATGATAGACCAATAGGAGGAAGAGGGGGTTATTATGGAGCTGGGCGTGGAA GTTATGGAGGTTTTGATGACTATGGTGGCTATAATAATTATGGCTATGGAAATGATGGCTTTGATGACAGAATGAGAGATGGAagag GTATGGGAGGACATGGCTATGGTGGAGCTGGTGATGCTAGTTCAGGTTTTCATGGTGGTCATTTTGTACACATGAGAGGGTTGCCTTTTCGTGCAACTGAAAATGATATTGCTAAT ttcttctcaCCTCTAAACCCAATACGAGTTCATATTGATATTGGAGCTGATGGCAGAGCAACAGGAGAAGCGGATGTAGAGTTTGTGACACACGAAGATGCAGTAGCTGCCATGtctaaagataaaaataacatgC aacATCGATACATTGAACTCTTCTTGAATTCTACTCCTGGAGGCAGCTCTGGAATGGGAGGTTCTGGAATGGGAGGCTATGGCAGAGATGGAATGG ataaccAGGGAGGTTATGGATCTGTCGGAAGAATGGGAATGGGGAACAGTTACAGTGGAGGATATGGTACTCCCGACGGATTGGGTGGTTATG gccGTGGTGGTGGAGGCAGCGGAGGATACTATGGGCAAGGCGGCATGAGCGGAGGTGGATGGCGTGGGATGTACTAA
- the HNRNPH3 gene encoding heterogeneous nuclear ribonucleoprotein H3 isoform X1, whose amino-acid sequence MDWVMKHNGPNDASDGTVRLRGLPFGCSKEEIVQFFQGLEIVPNGITLTMDYQGRSTGEAFVQFASKEIAENALGKHKERIGHRYIEIFRSSRSEIKGFYDPPRRLLGQRPGPYDRPIGGRGGYYGAGRGSMYDRMRRGGDGYDGGYGGFDDYGGYNNYGYGNDGFDDRMRDGRGMGGHGYGGAGDASSGFHGGHFVHMRGLPFRATENDIANFFSPLNPIRVHIDIGADGRATGEADVEFVTHEDAVAAMSKDKNNMQHRYIELFLNSTPGGSSGMGGSGMGGYGRDGMDNQGGYGSVGRMGMGNSYSGGYGTPDGLGGYGRGGGGSGGYYGQGGMSGGGWRGMY is encoded by the exons ATGGATTGGGTTATGAAACATAATGGTCCAAATGACGCTAGTGATGGGACAGTACGACTTCGTGGACTGCCATTTGGTTGCAGCAAAGAGGAAATAGTTCAGTTCTTTCAAG GGTTGGAAATCGTGCCAAATGGGATAACATTGACGATGGACTACCAGGGGAGAAGCACAGGGGAGGCCTTCGTGCAGTTTGCTTCAAAGGAGATAGCAGAAAATGCTCTGGGGAAACACAAGGAAAGAATAGGGCACAG gtATATTGAGATCTTCAGAAGTAGCAGGAGTGAAATCAAGGGATTTTATGATCCACCAAGAAGATTGCTGGGACAGCGACCGGGACCATATGATAGACCAATAGGAGGAAGAGGGGGTTATTATGGAGCTGGGCGTGGAAGTATGTATGACAGAATGCGACGAGGAGGTGATGGATATGATGGTG GTTATGGAGGTTTTGATGACTATGGTGGCTATAATAATTATGGCTATGGAAATGATGGCTTTGATGACAGAATGAGAGATGGAagag GTATGGGAGGACATGGCTATGGTGGAGCTGGTGATGCTAGTTCAGGTTTTCATGGTGGTCATTTTGTACACATGAGAGGGTTGCCTTTTCGTGCAACTGAAAATGATATTGCTAAT ttcttctcaCCTCTAAACCCAATACGAGTTCATATTGATATTGGAGCTGATGGCAGAGCAACAGGAGAAGCGGATGTAGAGTTTGTGACACACGAAGATGCAGTAGCTGCCATGtctaaagataaaaataacatgC aacATCGATACATTGAACTCTTCTTGAATTCTACTCCTGGAGGCAGCTCTGGAATGGGAGGTTCTGGAATGGGAGGCTATGGCAGAGATGGAATGG ataaccAGGGAGGTTATGGATCTGTCGGAAGAATGGGAATGGGGAACAGTTACAGTGGAGGATATGGTACTCCCGACGGATTGGGTGGTTATG gccGTGGTGGTGGAGGCAGCGGAGGATACTATGGGCAAGGCGGCATGAGCGGAGGTGGATGGCGTGGGATGTACTAA
- the HNRNPH3 gene encoding heterogeneous nuclear ribonucleoprotein H3 isoform X4 produces MYDRMRRGGDGYDGGYGGFDDYGGYNNYGYGNDGFDDRMRDGRGMGGHGYGGAGDASSGFHGGHFVHMRGLPFRATENDIANFFSPLNPIRVHIDIGADGRATGEADVEFVTHEDAVAAMSKDKNNMQHRYIELFLNSTPGGSSGMGGSGMGGYGRDGMDNQGGYGSVGRMGMGNSYSGGYGTPDGLGGYGRGGGGSGGYYGQGGMSGGGWRGMY; encoded by the exons ATGTATGACAGAATGCGACGAGGAGGTGATGGATATGATGGTG GTTATGGAGGTTTTGATGACTATGGTGGCTATAATAATTATGGCTATGGAAATGATGGCTTTGATGACAGAATGAGAGATGGAagag GTATGGGAGGACATGGCTATGGTGGAGCTGGTGATGCTAGTTCAGGTTTTCATGGTGGTCATTTTGTACACATGAGAGGGTTGCCTTTTCGTGCAACTGAAAATGATATTGCTAAT ttcttctcaCCTCTAAACCCAATACGAGTTCATATTGATATTGGAGCTGATGGCAGAGCAACAGGAGAAGCGGATGTAGAGTTTGTGACACACGAAGATGCAGTAGCTGCCATGtctaaagataaaaataacatgC aacATCGATACATTGAACTCTTCTTGAATTCTACTCCTGGAGGCAGCTCTGGAATGGGAGGTTCTGGAATGGGAGGCTATGGCAGAGATGGAATGG ataaccAGGGAGGTTATGGATCTGTCGGAAGAATGGGAATGGGGAACAGTTACAGTGGAGGATATGGTACTCCCGACGGATTGGGTGGTTATG gccGTGGTGGTGGAGGCAGCGGAGGATACTATGGGCAAGGCGGCATGAGCGGAGGTGGATGGCGTGGGATGTACTAA